TAGTCACAATAGGCGACTTTTTGGGAAACATTTAATAATGCTGGAACATCTCAATATTCTGTCCCTCGGATTAAAAGATTATCAAGAAACATACAAAATCCAAAAAGAGCTTGTCAAACAAAGGGCTGCAGGACAAATTCCGGATACGCTGCTTTTGGTAGAACATCCGCCCGTTTTTACAATCGGCAGAAATGGTGGCAGGGAAAACATATTGGTCTCCTCTATAAAACTAGAAAAAGAAGGGATAAAAGTTCACGAGATAGACAGAGGCGGGGATATTACTTATCACGGTCCGGGTCAAATAGTGGGATATCCGATAATCGATTTGAAAAACTACGGGAAAGATATTCATCTTTATTTGCGAATGCTTGAAGAAGTGATTATAAAGTTATTGGAAAAATTTAATATAAAAGCCAAAAGAATAAAAGGGATGACAGGTGTCTGGGTTCGCCCCGTTAGAGATAGGTCGCCATTTGGTGACCGTACATCCCGAAGTAACATCGGAGTTAGCTCTAATGGGGTTGATGACAAGAAGATTGCTTCAATCGGCATAAGAGTAAGCAAGTGGGTTACTTGTCACGGATTTGCACTTAATGTAGACCCGAATATAAAACACTTTGCTATGATTAATCCCTGCGGACTTGGCAAATCCATGACTTCTATGAAAGAACAACTAAACGGAAGATGTCCTGAAAGGGAAAAAATAGAAGAGATATTGGTGGAATGTTTTCGGAAAATCTTTTCTGGTTGAATATGCATTAAAATTAGAAATATAATTGAAATAGATAGAAATATGTCGAAATATATTGTCTGTATCATTAGTTTTTTGAAGTTATAGTATATAATTTTTTTTAGTTTTCAATCCTTTAACAATATATATCCATTTATTTCTACTGTATATCTATTTTTTGATTTTTATTATTTCCATAGTATCTCTATTGTATTTCTACCGTATATCCACGTATATCCATTTATTTCTACTGTATATCTATGTATCTCATTTCTTCGGTCTTTTATTTTTATTTTATAGTATAATTAAACATCATGAACGAGAAAAAG
Above is a window of bacterium DNA encoding:
- the lipB gene encoding lipoyl(octanoyl) transferase LipB; this encodes MLEHLNILSLGLKDYQETYKIQKELVKQRAAGQIPDTLLLVEHPPVFTIGRNGGRENILVSSIKLEKEGIKVHEIDRGGDITYHGPGQIVGYPIIDLKNYGKDIHLYLRMLEEVIIKLLEKFNIKAKRIKGMTGVWVRPVRDRSPFGDRTSRSNIGVSSNGVDDKKIASIGIRVSKWVTCHGFALNVDPNIKHFAMINPCGLGKSMTSMKEQLNGRCPEREKIEEILVECFRKIFSG